In one window of Bradyrhizobium sp. AZCC 1721 DNA:
- the gstA gene encoding glutathione transferase GstA, translated as MKLYYSPGACSLSPHIALLEAGLPYDLVKVDLRAKKLENGDDFLKVNPKGQVPALALDSGELVTEGPIIVQMIADKAGKNLAPPRDSDERYKLLEWLNYITTELHKNLGPMFSPLLADDAKAFFKDRVMSKFKYLETALAGRDYVMGKQFTVADGYLFTMLMWATDRLKFDLSDMPNLLAYKARIAARPKVQEAMTKEGLLKAA; from the coding sequence ATGAAACTGTATTATTCCCCGGGCGCCTGTTCGCTGTCCCCCCATATCGCGCTTCTCGAGGCCGGTCTGCCCTACGACCTGGTCAAGGTCGATCTGCGCGCCAAGAAGCTGGAGAATGGTGACGACTTTTTGAAGGTCAACCCGAAGGGCCAGGTGCCGGCGCTGGCGCTCGATAGCGGCGAGCTGGTGACCGAAGGCCCGATCATCGTCCAGATGATCGCCGACAAGGCAGGCAAGAATCTGGCGCCGCCTCGCGATTCGGACGAGCGCTACAAGCTGCTGGAATGGCTGAACTACATCACGACCGAGCTGCACAAGAATCTCGGACCGATGTTCTCACCTCTGCTCGCCGACGACGCCAAGGCGTTTTTCAAGGACCGCGTCATGAGCAAGTTCAAGTACCTCGAAACGGCGCTGGCCGGGCGCGACTACGTGATGGGCAAGCAATTCACTGTAGCCGATGGCTATCTGTTCACCATGCTGATGTGGGCGACCGACCGCTTGAAGTTTGATCTCTCCGATATGCCGAACCTTCTTGCCTACAAGGCCCGCATCGCTGCGCGCCCGAAGGTGCAGGAGGCGATGACCAAGGA